The segment ACTTTATGACATGGCTGAAATTTTGGTTACTCATGGTAGGTAATTCAAACTTTATTATTCTTGCATGAAAATACAAGCTATTGAAATTAATGATAGCATTGGCTAATTACAAATAAACTGGAAATTTTTACTACCGATTGATTTTAAGAATCTGCAATTACTATCTTTGTTTAGATGCATATGACATAAATCAACAAGACCGAAACGGACAAACACCATTGATGCTTGCTGTCATCTTGGGCGAGGAGGAAATCATTCGCCTTTTAGTCCGAGCAGGTAAATAGAGACAATACTTCAGATAATATAATCAAATCAGAGTAATCGACACGCCTAACATTGATTCTGTCAGTTATTAGTACTTCAATTAACAATTGAATGTACTATTACGTTGTAGGGGCAGATGTGAACGAAATAAACAATGCTGGCAAGTCTGCATTGCTGATTGCTTTGGAAGATGGAAAATTCGAGACAGCAGAGTACCTTATTAAACATGGCAGTGATGTCAACACCGTGGATCACCTTGGCCAAAGTGCATTATTCCTAACCATGAGTTACACGTCAGATCACAAATACATCAAGTTGCTGAAAAAACTTATCAAAGCAGGTAAGATTTGGACTAACTAGCTACTTACATGAAACGGGATGCTGTCTCGaattcatatacaatgtacatgtaccactgaTAATGAAGATGGTTTCTGTAAGTCTTTTTATTGCGTTTTCCAGGTTACACATTTGAAAAGGACCGATGCTGGATGAAAGATGATGGGTTTGGATACGAGCCGTGTTCATGTGATAAATCTTTGACAAAACTTTTGAAGAAATTAGACTGCAGCCGTGCTTCATTTGATAGCCGTCTGAGTATTCACTTACCAATGGAGTATACAAAAGTTGGATAGATTGTAGGACTTCGTACTTTTTTCCTAAAAATACTGTGATATTTTGTCTGTGATATTGCCAAATCTTCTAATTACTGTTGAATGTACAAACTACTTTGCTTATTGTAGAGATGAATGAAAACTATTAAAATTTGGAAAAGATGAAACAAATGTTGTTAAATTTTGAACAATCTTGCGatttaatatctatatataaaaaaggaGTATCAGGGAAAATTTTTTACCTACATTTATATGTTGTTTTGTCGATTGTCTTGACTGCCAACAAGACGTTACAAAACATGCGGATCCCCTCGTAGTTCAACCAAGACAAAATACAGACACCAATCAGCCCATAATTAactgaaatatttgatattatcaCTGTTTTAAACTGTCAttaaaaacattgttatttCACGCTTATATCTTGTCACCTCCCAGGGATATTGTTTGTCCATGCATTTTGACTTTTTACCATGTAGAACTAATCTACATATTTTGTATCTTACTTTACAACAACAGCAGCAGCAACAAAAATCTCGATAGCTCATACATAAAATCAAGGCTTGAGGACGGCAGCAGAGAGTTAACGATGCACATACAATGCACCAGTCTTCCAAAAAGATCTTTGATAGCATAGAGTGTTTCATAAATCATTTTACACCTGACCGTCAATATTCGTACcgatatacttttaaaataaaactgaacTTTGTTGAAAGCCATGtacttatttattttgatacacAGAAATAGCATGGCGTGTCAAGGTCTTGCTGAAATTTAATTCAAAAGAAGATTCATATTCATGAGAAATGAATGATTTGACAACAGACGCTGGGTCGAGCTACTTCAGATTTCTCCTTTGCACAGGATAAACAGGAGACACAGATACCCACCAACCATATTGAATTTCGATATGTCGATTTTCCTCTCATAAATTAGACAAAATGCATTAATTCatgaaatggaaaaagaaaGTTACATTCAGGTTGTGTACCGTGGATAAGCAATCGCATGACATACACAtcgaaaaatatcaatataatgataCCGGTTTAAAATAACATAGAATTGTTATTTACATATACTTTTGCACGAATTCTTAAACTTCTTTAACGTTCACTTAAGTATCACATAAAGACTCGCTCTGTGCTCATTTTTACTAAGCATGCTCGTTAGGAGAAGAAGAAATGATTCGTTTTCTTTAAATGAACACAAGAGTCACGCCCTAGCACCAGATTCCCCTACATAGGGGCCGTGAATTTTACAGTATTGGAAGCTTACCGTTTATTGCCATTATACCATCAATTGGATTGTTCGATGTTTAGAGGTCATGAACAATCTGGGGGAAAACAtcgcattttcactatatactattaaattaatttaatgaTTATTAATTTACACTTCTCTGCCCCATCCGCTTTTTTGATAactacagtcaactctcgataaaccgccaccttttgttcttatgaaattatggcattataacgaatttggcgatgaattgaatcaCTGCCATCTTGAAAAAATAGAGTTACTGTTCTTTTATATGCAAGTTATCTTTCCtctatttacaatacttatgtAAGTGAGCAATCCTTTGCTGCTAAGATGTTGCCCACTGTCCTTCTTTTTATATAGACTTTCcccataaaacagaaaaatgatttgcaatatcctgatgggtacatttttgatgatgtccttggtacgtaatgatttgctttttctcatcgaaatttaacaggaccctctttcgtggcgaagccatagctaaattgaaatgtgtttctttTCTTAAACAACTTGAGTATTGTTCATCTCGAGTATtgttcttgtttattcaatacaacaattactgggatccttctgtccaggtgtacgcccgagattgataatgaccaatttactgcttcactgaccacgtgcacccatggcggtttatcgagataattaacacgttgaaatagacttttgtaatgaaaacaccgCGGCAAATGGCGataacgaatttggcgttttaacgagagttttaagtaacaggaaaaatgttcctagaaaaatgcggcgttataacgaaaatggcgatgaattgagtggcgataattcgagagttacctgtatGCCTATCGTCTATAtttatcaaccaatcaaatgttGTCTTTTATTAGTATCATGTGTTACTATTTCGATCTATCTAGGACACCCCCCTATAGGGACAATTGATTGCGCCCTCTAGGGGGACCCCCTCCTTTCTACCAatcatatttattaattatcttatttcaaatcataacaatttaattatccAATCAACGTTCATAACTTTTCCTACTTCAGcatttcaaattttagttaAGCGTCACTTTAGAAAAATTCATGAAGGGCAGAGGCCACACAACCTTTATCAGCTAGGTCACGCAGTCTAGGCAGTTTTTGTACCATAATTGTTCCAAACAAGGAATTATTGCAATGTGTCTATAAtactatatacattttttttaatttattataattattatataacaTAATGCCGTAGAAGTAGATTAGGTTAACCATGATTTCGCTTTATGTTTTGCTTTATGTACTTATTTTGTCATACGCTTTGACTTTGCTATGTATATGAATCATGGTTATTTGCCCAAACTGGTTGTTTTACTTTAACCTAGACCGTTGAGAGATAAAGGAAattaatatagatatttaaaaaaaaacccacctcgCACTAAGACTAGAACCCGATCTCCAGGGAACACAATTGTAGTGCCGCCTTCTTTACTAAAGAGTCAGTAAGGTTGTTTGCAGTTTAGGAGAATGAAAGACGCATTAGATATGATTAAAGAAATGTAATGTATTCTTACTAAATCTATATGAACAACATATTCATCTCTTAAAGactcaatgcaagttgaagataacgaacagtgatcaatctcataactcctacaagcaatacaaaatagatagttgggcaaacatggacccctggacacaccagaggtgggatcaggtgcctaggaggagtaagcatcccctgttgaccggccacacccaccgtgagccccatatcctgatcaggtaaacggagttatccgcagtcaaaatcagtgtgccaagaacggcttaacaatcggtatgaaacacgtcagacagcatttgacccaatgcgaggtcgtattgacgaactagatcgttataacgaccatagaatttgcgaaatgctgacttcaatcgagactgttgaaatccctgtaccatcaacttgtttgtcagtagcttacctcgatttaaaaactgactatacccagaacaagctcttgcatatcgaattagttgagatatataaacaccatatgcaggtgataatggaatacttacttacttatcctCTTCGTCCCCGGTGGGACATAAGGCTTCAACAAGTTGTTTCCATCTACCTCTGTCCTTGGCAATATACTGTGCCTGTCCCCATGAGTAGCCCATTTCCTCTAGTTCTGATGTTACGGTTCTCCTCCAGGTGGTACGTGGTCTGCCTCTTTTCCTCTTTCCAGGTGGTGTCCAGTGTAGAGCTACTTTGGGAATCCTGTTCTGGGGCATTCTCATTACGTGACCAAGCCATCTCATTCTTCTTTGTTTAATCTCTGCGCTGATGTTCTTGCTTTTGCACTTTTGGTGTAGGTTTTTATTACTGATTTTGTTTGGCCAAAAGATTCTGTTTATTTTTCTAAGGCAGCTGTTGTGGAAggcctcaatttttttttatgtcactGTCTATAACACGCCAGCATTCAGACCCATACAGGAGGACTGATTTCACATTGCTGTTATAAAGTTGGACTTTGGTCCTCAGACTGTAGCTGTTTGATTTCCAGATGGTTTGGAGTTGGGCGAATGCTGCACGTGCTTTGTTGAGTCTTGCCTTTATGTCTTTCCCGGCACCGTTGTCCTTGCTAAGTATGCTTCCTAGGTAGGTGAAGTCCTCTACCTCCTCTATCGGTTCTCCATTTAAAACCACAGGTTCCACTGGAGCATTTATTGTCATCACCTTGGTCTTTTTGGTGTTGATGTTAAGACCAGTTTGTTTGGCAAATTTGTTCAGCTGATCTGTTTTTTCTTGTAGATGAGTCTTGTTCCCTGAGATCTCTGTCAGGTCGTCTGCAAAGTCTAGGTCCTCTAGGTTGCTGAACATAGTCCACTGGATACCTCTCTTCTTATCTGCTGTGCTGTTTCTTTGGATCCAATCAATGACTATTAAGAAGAGGATAGGTGACAATATACATCCTTGTCTAACTCCAGATTTGACACTAAAGGACTCAGAGATGTTCTTTCCTAATATGACACTGCATTCAAAGTTTTGGTAGAATGCTCGCATAAGGTTACAGATCTTCATTGGGATTCCATATGATCTAACTATTTTCCACAATGTATCCCTATGCACACTGTCAAATGCCTTCTTAAAGTCAATATAGTTGATGTATAGTGGCATTTTCCATTCAATACATTGTTCGATAATATTACGAATGGCAAAAATCTGGTCTATGCAACCTCTTCCTCTTCTGAACCCAGCTTGTTCTTCTCTCAATTTATCATCAATAGCTTCATCTATTCTGCTGAGAAGAATTTTGCAGAATACCTTACTGGGGACTGAGAGCAATGTTATTCCTCTCCAGTTATCACACATTTGGAGGTCTCCCTTTTTTGCTAGTTTTACGATAAGTCCTTTACTCCAATCAGATGGTATAGTCTCGTTTTCCCAGATGGATACAAATAAGCTCAGTAGTTTGTTTGCTGATGTGACAATATCTGATTTTAGCATCTCAGCATGGATGTTGTCAATGCCAGGTGATTTCccatttttaagattttttatagaatttttaacTTCCTCCAATGTCGGTGGTTCGAGGTCTATTTCCAGGTCTTCCTCAGCAGGTACAGGAGTAGTAGGTTCATCAGGTTCTGGGCAATTTAATACCTCTTGAAAATACTGGACCCACCTTTTGGcctgataatggaatattgctacataaatgtgggaagttgacgatggaaaagctgaaatcatcccgtttgtcatacagttgagttgtcagtttgccgttaatgtctactttcaataatatatctacgtatgaagcagaagtggacgactgtTATATACTTAAAGAATTTATAACaagtttaaacaacaaaaattcatgCGATATTTGTTATAGAATATAAACAAGAGTTTATTCTGTCTGTTCCCATACTATGTTTGAgcatagtgtatatatatatatatatatatatatatacacacacacacacacacacacacacacacacacacacacacacacacacatatatatatatatatatatatatatacatacataaaccTTTCACctaccttttaaaaaaatatctgacatattcaatatctcctgaactattaaaggtagggctttcaaattttgtatataggttCTTTATGGTAGGACCTTATTATTTTGTGAAGCTTGACCTTGACCAGGacgtttgacatacttttaataaaaaattaccattttaataTCTCCTTAACTATTTAAAATAGaccattcatattttgtacataattttcgtatggcaaggtcttcatatcataccatgatcaatgaccttgtgacctcttGGTCTTTTTCCAGAACAGGAAGATCATATTAGTCATACTGGTGTTGAGGCATATCTGTgctatgtgaattcatttttataCCCCACACAACGAAGTTGCGGAGGTTATAATGTTTTTACCAGTCCGTCCGTCAGTCAGTCCCTTTCTTATCAGCACAACTTTTCTGAGatcgctcaacagaatttcatgaaacaatgtagttaataaggacacactgtgtagatgtgcatattcacaagaaattctgattcaatattttttctgGGAGCTATGTCCCTTTAGATCTTAGAATTACGAGCCCGTCTGTCCtattcttgtcagcgcaacttctctgagaccgctcaacagaatttcgagAAACTATGTAGTTAATAAAAACACACcgtgtaaatgtgcatattccaagaaattttgattcaataatttttctgggagttatgcccctctTGAACTTATAATTtttcgagcccgtctgtcctgttcttgtcagcgcaactaaataaatcttttaaaaatcacaacagctgaacaatgacAAGTCCAAGGTGAATCAGATGAGCGAAGTGgtccatgggccttttgtttatGATTATTGCTGAGCATTGGATAGCTTCGGGTTACACCATTAAAGAAACAGCGTCTGGATGACCTTGATACACCGGGGTTATTTATCCTATAAAATGGATATGAGTGGTTACTTGAGGTTGTTAAACCTATATACGAAAATAAGGGTAACCCAAAATCACCTGTAAATTACCGTCCTATTACTCTGTTGAGTTGTCttggtaaacttttcacatgtattttaaatagTCGACTGGAGGCATACATTGAGGAAGTTAATttgattaatgaaaattaaactgGGTTTAGGAAAAACTATTCAACATTAGACCATATTGTTTCTTTACAGTTTTTGTCACACattatttttacattatgacccctgggtcgaggcctctgctggtagactgttagtccccgagggtctctacagcccagtagctaagtacttcgttactagcttgaaaatacgaatgtatatttaattgttgttataaaatttagaaattcatttcaaaattaaggatcatctccctcacgcatagctcttatccttagacgaatttgactccacttttttgacactctgtttccccctaaaatagctctaaaacttcattgttatttcggatttcaaacatttcggttgagcatcactggagaaacattatttgtcgaaatgcgcatctggtgcatcaaaattggtaccgtataagttttacactcttacatttgtataagtaaaaaataagaaattatTCTGTGCATTTATTGATGTTAAACAGGCATTTGACAATTGAGAAGTGGTCTGTGGAATTAGTTAACTACAAACAGTATTGAGGGAAAATGATTTACtaatatcataaatatgtatattggaattaaatcaatgattaaGATAAATGGCATGTCGACTGATTTTTTCACATGTAATGTTGGAATAAGACAGGGCGGGAAATCATATCCCTTTCTGTTTGCTTTGTACATTAACGATCTTGAATATCTTTTAGAAGAGAAATGCATAGTTGGCCTATAAATTTAAAGTGTTACTAATTCAATTGAGGAGGAACTTATGTTGTACTTCAAAtctatatgcagatgatacattTATAACGGCTGAATCTACTGGTGATTTACAATGTGGGTTAAATGAATTTTCCATACACTGTACACAGGgatttcattaatgttaataaaaacaaaaacaaaatctgatattaTCAAAGGGCCCGTTGATGAAAAGGTATTTTTCTTTCAACGGTGGTgttatagaaaatgttaaagaATTCAAACATCTTGGTATTGTATTTTCTAGATCAGAGTCTTTTCGTAAAGCTGAATCTTCCAAGTTGACCTGTTTGACAAAGTCGTTTTACTAGTTTTAATCTATGGATGTGAAGTATAGGGTATGAAAATTCACAAGTTGAAGAGCGCATCCATTCAAAGTTTGTGAAACATTTTTTCAGCTGAAAAGCTCCACGCCCTCATTTATGGTATATGGTGAAACAATTTATGTTATGTTTATAGTGGAATAATTTCATTCTGGGCTGAATTATTGCCCGGTTATGACTTGTAATTGTAAATGtactttataaaattgtgtATGTACACTATCTTAACGTGCTGCTAAAAACCCTGGTTTGAATGTATTCATAGAATTTTAAACGTGTGGACTTTCAAATTTATGTATATTGCATCAACAAGAGAACGTAAATGAAATATAGATAACAAATGCTGTCAAACAAAGACTCGGGATCAATTTATTCCAACCTGGTCGATTAATATGTTTAATTAATCTACAGGTAAAACATACAGAAGATAAGACTTTGGACcttataaatatttagaaaaattgCCTTAAAAATTTAGAGCTATTCTTCTGAAATCACCGGCTTTCAGTGGAGACTGGCAGACGGATTAGTATTTCatataatgaaagattttgtgtAACGAATAATAAATTGCAGACGAATTCCATTATACATTAGAATGCAGTGCTTTGTCAGAAAGAGTACCTACAGAGTAGGAACTACACAAGAcctaatgttattaaatttcatgaaattatgtcaaccattaagattaaaacaattttttttaaaaactcggtaTGTTTATCTAAAAATCTATGAGTTAGTCTATTCTCcttaacatattttgtaaatactttttcactacatgtatattatgtattttgtatataccgcataccatatacattgtataatgtggtttgagcgaataaatgaacttgaacttAGAAAATGATCTTGGCCTAAGGTGAAAATAGTAAACAATGTTAACATTAATTTGAACCTTGTGACACAACAGCTTGTTTATTCTCCATAGACAACAGCACTCGTTAGAACCAGTGTGCCCTATGTAGAAATGAGTCAACAACCATCCTATTAATTGTCCGTCAACATACGCGACCTAAAACGTTTCAGTATAAAAAATAGCGTTCAGGAAAATTGTGATCTGAATTCATGATCATCTTTCTTTATTCCATATAACGTTATGGAAAATGATATTCATAGTAACTATCGTGGTCTAAGGAACTTGTATACAAAATCACAAGGCTAAAAGCATGTCGACGTGGCAAACACGGACGGTCTTTACATAGCCTATATGTATTTGCGTGGGATCCAACTATCTCTTCCGGACAATGACAATGCACCTGCAAATTGGAATGTCCTGTGTACTTTTATATAGCCTAGTTTTATCGATGGAGAGATCGCAAACTTGTTGTCTTTATGTACTTTTCATTGCCTTACTTGCACACAAGCAATGGTTAACCGTCAGCTGAGGTCTCCGTTAATGTTGTTGTGGGAGGATGTTCGACCGAGAAATGGGCTTTGTTGTGGTGTCAGAATATATGGAAGCGTGCACCTGGTGATGATAATCTTAAATCACAAGTCTTTTAGGGTCATATGCGCAGAATATTACTAGTGAGCGccaaaataatattcaattacGCATATCTCATATAGTATAATATCTAATGTAAATATCTTTGCTTTAAGAtcaataattaaatatacatgtagttattttaAAGATGAGTATATTGATTTCGAAATATTTAAGCTTTACTTAGAAAATGTGAGGATAAGTCCGAACCTGTTAAATTT is part of the Ostrea edulis chromosome 2, xbOstEdul1.1, whole genome shotgun sequence genome and harbors:
- the LOC125682582 gene encoding ankycorbin-like produces the protein MLEELRRALHYHVSSLSIKVTKESALDEIRMILRLFSSVYQNDLAEFKCLLKAGVDPNSTDCEGNTLMHIVIENGLYDMAEILVTHDAYDINQQDRNGQTPLMLAVILGEEEIIRLLVRAGADVNEINNAGKSALLIALEDGKFETAEYLIKHGSDVNTVDHLGQSALFLTMSYTSDHKYIKLLKKLIKAGYTFEKDRCWMKDDGFGYEPCSCDKSLTKLLKKLDCSRASFDSRLSIHLPMEYTKVG